TGTTTGTAGATATTCTTCTTCGTAATTAGATACAGGCCCTCCATTAAAATCAGCATCATACTGAGGCCCATACTCAAAGGAACAAACAGGTAATGAAATGCAATAAATAAACCAAATTGTATTCTAGATAAAATTACTGTATCCATCATGTCCACCAGAAATCCGAGAACAAATAAAAAAAGCTGTAATGTGAAGTATATAACAAACTATTGCAACTATAAAATACTTTGCTGTTAACCTTTTTCTCTATATGCTACAGTAGTATATTACCTTCTTTATAGAAAGCAGTCCATTGCCATTAAGGTGAGAATCTCTCCGAGTATTCTTAAGAAACTAGTAAAGCTATGCCCATAGATATTACTTACTATACAACACCCTTATTAGAGATTGTTCTGATTTGGGTAGTATTAAATTATCTTTTAAAGTTCTTTTGGGGAACTCGAGCCATGGACGTTGTCTTTGGTTTGCTAGCCTTTCTATTTCTCTTTGTTCTTGCAGACAAACTACATTTTCCCATTATTCGACGATTGATGCTACATGTCGTTAATGTTGCTGCTATTGTCGTTTTTATTATTTTCCAGCCAGAAATACGGCTGGCTTTATCTCGTGTACGCTTTCATGGGAGAAAGTTTGTCATTGATTTACAGGATCAATTTATTGAGCATCTGACTTCATGCATTTATCAAATGTCAGAAAGACAAATTGGCGCTCTTGTTGTTCTAGAAAATAAAGATTCTTTCGATGAATTCTTAAGCTTTTCTTCCGTAAAAATTAATGCGGACTTTTCAGAAGAACTTCTAGAAACAATTTTTGAGCCTTCTTCTCCTCTGCATGATGGAGCTGTAATCCTCAGAGCAGAAACCATAGCCTATGCTCGTGTTGTTCTTCCCCTAGCACAAGATACAACACAGTTATCTCGTTCTATGGGGACTCGTCACCGCGCGGCGTTAGGGGCCAGCCAACGTACCGATGCATTGATCATCATTGTCTCTGAAGAGAATGGTTGTGTATCCTTATCTCGCGATGGCATTTTGACTCGTGGAGTCAAGATGGATAGATTTAAAGCTGTGCTGAGAAGTATCCTTACTCTCAAAGAACAAAAACATAAACCCTTTAGCTCATGGATTTGGAAAAAATGATCGATTTCTTTTCTCGTTTTTTCATTCGTAATTGGCTGAGGAAAGTGGTGTCTTTGGGCTTTGCCATCATCATTTGGGTTCTCGTTGGGCAGACAGTAACGGTTACTCGTACGTTAAATAATATTCCTGTGCGTATTATTGACCTCAATCCAGATCAAACTGTCTTAGGACTACAAAGTAACGGGTTATTAGATAAAAAAGTCTCGTTAACGATTACAGGAAATAAAAATACAGTTCATGATCTTCGCCCCACAAACTTGGAAGTCGTTATTAGTGCTACAGGACATTCAGAAAGTTGGATAGCCGCTATTGATAAGTACAACCTTGTCAGTCTTGATGGGGAAACTAATATCCGTCGAGATATTCAAAGTGTTTCTACTGATGATATTTTTATTCGCCTTACACAATATGTAACCGAAGATATTACCGTAACGATTACGACTCCTGTAGGTAGTCCTCCTAAAGGTTACGAATACTTAGATGTTTGGCCAAAATATCTTATTCAGAAAGTGAGCGGTCCTAAAGAATATGTCAACGCCCTTAAAGATCAAGGACTGGAGCTCACGTTCAATCTCAATAAGGTATCTTTTGAAGAATTAGAAAGGAATCGTATTGCTCAAGGGAATCATGATGAAATTATCTTTCCTATTCCTGAGGAATGGAAGAAAATTCTCATACCTTTTGGGAATACAAATACATATGAAAACCTCAATGATCCTCAAGCGGATTTTTTACGTTTATTATTTTTAAAACAGGAATTTATTCCTCTAAATCTTAATCTCCCTGTTTTACTCTTCTTCCCTGTTAAATACAGCAACACGTTCAATCCTTTAGCCTATACGTTAGAGCCTTCCCACCCCATTATTCTTAATCAGGGTATTTATCAAATTAATATCCCTCTGTATGTGAAAGATGTAAGTAAACTGTTCTTAGATGTCGTAAAAAATAACATTGCTTTAGCAGTTGTTATGGCTCCTCCACATGAGAATAACTCTGTCAATTGGGCTGTAGAGTTTATAGATGAAAAGACTCTCGAGGACACCTTCGTTCAAGCCATCATGGCGCAAGAACATGGCATTCTTCATGACTTTGCTTTGATTGACGAAACAGGAATACGTCATCGCTTCCGTGAATACCTAAGAAAACTTACCTTATTTGGCAAAGATGGATTTCCATTAAACCTTTCTGCAGAGATTTCTCATAACAAGGTGATTATTCGTTCAAAACCTACAGAAACCTCAAAACTACATAAAAAAGATTGGTAGGAATTTCGTTATCTCTACCGCGTAATATTTATAACTCACAGCTTAAATAAGCATAAAAATTATAAAAACAGTTGTCAGAGTTATTGAGACTATTATAGTGTCAATGCGAACGGCTCATTGAATTACTAAAAGAGCGTAACTTTTCATAAATAAAGAGACAGCGTTCTCATTTACCCCCAACCTCTTATTACGCTGTGTAGAGTAGGGATCCTCAATTATGTTCAACACCTTGCGTCGTGCGAAGAAAAGCTTTGTAGACTGTTGCGTTTACTATCTCGGAATCACTTTAATCGGTATTTTCAAACGTATTCCGCATTCTTGGTTACATCGCTTGGGAAAAGCTTTAGGAACTCTCGTTTTTTATACTATCTCTGACTACAAAAAAACAGCCCTGACAAATTTAGCATTAGCTTTTCCTGATAAATCTTTTAAGGAAAGACAATCCATTGCTAAACATTCAATACAACATGTAATGATTACTGTTTTAGAATTGTTAGCGGTAGAAGGACTCATTGGTCATCTTAATGATTTAATTTCCATAGCTACAGCAGAAGCGCGTCCTAGAGGATTTTCTTCGGACGAAGTACTAACACAAAAAGAATTACAAGATACATTTTCTAAGCTTAATGAAAATAAAGGCGTGATCTTATTTTGTGGCCACCAGGCAAACTGGGAACTCCCTTTTCTTTATATTACTAGAGACTATCCAGGTCTAGCCTTTGCTAAACCTATAAAAAATGCTCGGTTAAATAAAAAAATTTTTTCATTACGAGAAATCTTTAAAGGGAAAATTGTGGCTCCGAAACAAGGGATCAATTCTGCCCTTCATGCCTTACAACAAGGGCATGTGATCGGCATCGTCGGTGATCAAGCATTACTGATCTCTTCTTATACTTATCCACTCTTCGGTCATGAAGCATTTACAACAACATCCCCTGCTTTACTCGCATATAAAACAGGCAAGCCTGTGATCGCCGTATCCATATGCCGGAATACCAACGGCTATACTATTGTTCCCAGTAAAAAGCTCTATGCTGATAAATCTCTTCCTATCAAAGATGCTACAACATCACTTATGAACAAGCTCATGGGCTTCTTAGAAAAAGGCATAGCTCATCAGCCACAGCAATGGATGTGGATGCATAAACGATGGAAACGTAAATTGTCTCCTGGGTTAAAAAAGAAATATGCCTATAGCCACATACTCGTGATTGTGAACTCTAGGGATCTTGAGTACTTTGAACAATTCCTTTCTGACCTCGCACGATTATACTCAGGAGCTGCGTTAACATTAGCCTTATATAACCCTACTAAAGAAAAGATCTTTGCCACCAACCTACCGCAATATACGATACAGGAGTTTTCGTATCTTGAAACTCTATACACTCTTCCCAATAGCTTTCCTGCTGTATTTGATTTAGCTGAACTTCCCGTGTGCCTGCATAAGCATTTTAAGAAAACAGGGTCCGTGGTCCTTTATACCCGAAAAGCATTAGAAAAGAACCTATCGCAACCTACAGCTCCCTTAATTACAGCGCTCAAGAAATTTTCAAAAAATGCTGAACTTTTGAAAAAGTTTTTTTGATTTTTTTCTTGATTTACACCAGAATGTCGTTGGTGTTTTACAAATAAAAAGAATTTTATGTGCTTAACAGACTGTTTGGGATCTTCATTTGAATGTACCCTCAACTGCATCTGCAGTTGTCAAAACTCCCAGAATAATAAACGCATGCTAGCACTCATCTCAGCATTAGCCCTTGCCATATTAGCAATAGCAGCTGTTGTGGTTTTCTCATTAATATGCGCGGGTACGATTTATGTTCCTGAAACCCTTTGGGGGGTCAGCAAGTATATCATGACACCGATACTCCTGGCAATCGCCTTAGTAACGGCTTCATTATCCGCAGGGTGCTTCAAAGCAAGAAACCGCTTTTTACCTGCATAAGTCATCCTATGAGCATCAGCTTATTTGGCTGATGCTGAGATGATATCATTTACTGTTGTCAATGTCAGATTATTGGTATCTTTCATTTGTGCTCCGCGGCTTAACACTAGGACCTTATCGTAATTTGATAAAATTCCTCTTTCGATACCATAGACACAAGCTTGATGTCTCCAGACTGTACGATCCGACTCTTCAGTAAGCATAGGGTATACCCCCCACTCTAAAGCAAGTCGGTAGTATACAGATAGATTTGGTGTAACAGCAATAATGGGGAAGCGTGGACGATACTTAGAAAGGAAGATCGGAGAGCCTCCGGATTCTGTATACACGATAATGGCTTTCGCTGCTGCCTTCTCTGCAATTTGAATTCCTGACAGCCCTATAGACTGAAGATAAGGAGATACCTTAACAGCACTCTCACTATCATTAATCTCTAGGAAAGACATATAGTTGAGATTTTTTTCCGTTTCTTGAATTACAGAACGCATAATTTTCACAGCAGCTATAGGATGACTACCCGAAGCCGTTTCTCCTGATAACATCACTGCAGATGTCCCATCATAAATAGCGTTTGCTATATCTGAAACTTCCGCACGCGTTGGCAATACATTGCGAATCATCGATTCTAGCATCTGTGTAGCAGTAATACAAAAACGCCCTGTTTCACGAGAGATCTTCGCCATAAATTTTTGCAAACTAGGAAGTTCCACAACAGACAGCTCGATTC
Above is a genomic segment from Chlamydia abortus containing:
- the cdaA gene encoding diadenylate cyclase CdaA, coding for MPIDITYYTTPLLEIVLIWVVLNYLLKFFWGTRAMDVVFGLLAFLFLFVLADKLHFPIIRRLMLHVVNVAAIVVFIIFQPEIRLALSRVRFHGRKFVIDLQDQFIEHLTSCIYQMSERQIGALVVLENKDSFDEFLSFSSVKINADFSEELLETIFEPSSPLHDGAVILRAETIAYARVVLPLAQDTTQLSRSMGTRHRAALGASQRTDALIIIVSEENGCVSLSRDGILTRGVKMDRFKAVLRSILTLKEQKHKPFSSWIWKK
- a CDS encoding CdaR family protein, encoding MDLEKMIDFFSRFFIRNWLRKVVSLGFAIIIWVLVGQTVTVTRTLNNIPVRIIDLNPDQTVLGLQSNGLLDKKVSLTITGNKNTVHDLRPTNLEVVISATGHSESWIAAIDKYNLVSLDGETNIRRDIQSVSTDDIFIRLTQYVTEDITVTITTPVGSPPKGYEYLDVWPKYLIQKVSGPKEYVNALKDQGLELTFNLNKVSFEELERNRIAQGNHDEIIFPIPEEWKKILIPFGNTNTYENLNDPQADFLRLLFLKQEFIPLNLNLPVLLFFPVKYSNTFNPLAYTLEPSHPIILNQGIYQINIPLYVKDVSKLFLDVVKNNIALAVVMAPPHENNSVNWAVEFIDEKTLEDTFVQAIMAQEHGILHDFALIDETGIRHRFREYLRKLTLFGKDGFPLNLSAEISHNKVIIRSKPTETSKLHKKDW
- a CDS encoding lipid A biosynthesis lauroyl acyltransferase, whose product is MFNTLRRAKKSFVDCCVYYLGITLIGIFKRIPHSWLHRLGKALGTLVFYTISDYKKTALTNLALAFPDKSFKERQSIAKHSIQHVMITVLELLAVEGLIGHLNDLISIATAEARPRGFSSDEVLTQKELQDTFSKLNENKGVILFCGHQANWELPFLYITRDYPGLAFAKPIKNARLNKKIFSLREIFKGKIVAPKQGINSALHALQQGHVIGIVGDQALLISSYTYPLFGHEAFTTTSPALLAYKTGKPVIAVSICRNTNGYTIVPSKKLYADKSLPIKDATTSLMNKLMGFLEKGIAHQPQQWMWMHKRWKRKLSPGLKKKYAYSHILVIVNSRDLEYFEQFLSDLARLYSGAALTLALYNPTKEKIFATNLPQYTIQEFSYLETLYTLPNSFPAVFDLAELPVCLHKHFKKTGSVVLYTRKALEKNLSQPTAPLITALKKFSKNAELLKKFF